A part of Oncorhynchus kisutch isolate 150728-3 linkage group LG2, Okis_V2, whole genome shotgun sequence genomic DNA contains:
- the kel gene encoding kell blood group glycoprotein isoform X4, giving the protein MRNVSGCNKLNPDRQNKTQQSMAETPAEPQIDCELQPPSNTLSEPQLQYQLHPLSEPQPLPQPDTLPLPQPQPDSLPGPQLLPQPWPLPQPQPDSLPGPQLLPQPDTLPQPWPLPQPQPDSLPEPQLLPQPDTLPEPQPLPQPDTLPQPLPQPQPDSLPEPQLLPQPDTLPEPQPLPQPDTIPQPLPQPQPDSLPGPQLLPQPDTLPEPQPPPEEEVKPWVWKRHCVLLLFLLASSFCASIVGLAYYSQQHLPPESTPPASPPCTSPACQRATARLSISVDPFSQPCDYFLFPCGSEGASLSNRGRQRGKGMPLHPQGHKSRAAQAEKERERGRKERETGTDIIEKAPADRMPDRQTALLLTMREILEAEDRSSPGNSARKKACMFYRSCMDTGPTESAGPEPFLRLVHKLGGWAVSGRWNQTDFNSTLSLLMRDYGTFPFFSVYVGKDPNDTQGDKRYIQIDQPDFQIPTEWSSKTQKSKANTQILRLFLASYQRLLALLGSPSSSTILHIGLFISLSSELAVAASPLPHRLQQGLLYQRITIKELQTLAPAIDWLGCLQTTFHPHPVSQSDHVLLHNLPYIVHMSRIIGKWLNKHELSGSGPLHTFMVLSLLHTVIPALDSRFTQTERNFSLALGTTEEDVPRWRQCVLQTEKGFDTVLKHILRETTAYTEAEELIQNVYSSIKSKLPDLRWRDEESRLSVLNKIQSLTPRLSTKNNIFSEAELNQLYSKVTIDEHMYFSNYIQSLSLQRQRPSKLFSQAEGDDIWSLTPFISGNELVFPIGMFVQPLFHPTYPRAINFGVLGSLMAKDILHLLLPNIHSQSVSPRSIAECVRYQYLSMTEGPGREGAFSLSPAQQQEMWVQYSALQIALQAYNQSLKKYPGDSSLSGLSHTHLFLTSFTQINCDSDPYHEFMPFEPSFLVTVICGYSNLCPTTLSCPNKPQQHLLGTC; this is encoded by the exons ATGAGAAACGTCAGTGGCTGCAACAAGctaaacccagacagacagaacaagacACAACAGAGTATGGCAGAAACCCCAGCAGAGCCTCAG ATTGACTGTGAGCTGCAGCCCCCATCTAATACCCTTTCTGAGCCTCAGCTCCAGTACCAACTACATCCTCTCTCTGAGCCCCAGCCACTACCCCAGCCTGATACCCTTCCCCTGCCCCAGCCTCAGCCGGATAGCCTTCCTGggccccagctcctaccccaGCCTTGGCCCCTGCCCCAGCCTCAGCCGGATAGCCTTCCTGggccccagctcctaccccaACCTGATACCCTTCCCCAGCCTTGGCCCCTGCCCCAGCCTCAGCCAGATAGCCTTCCTGAGCCCCAGCTCCTACCCCAGCCTGATACCCTCCCTGAGCCCCAGCCACTACCCCAGCCTGATACCCTTCCCCAACCCCTGCCCCAGCCTCAGCCGGATAGCCTTCCTGAGCCCCAGCTCCTACCCCAGCCTGATACCCTCCCTGAGCCCCAGCCACTACCCCAGCCTGATACCATTCCCCAGCCCCTGCCCCAGCCTCAGCCGGATAGCCTTCCTGggccccagctcctaccccaGCCTGATACCCTCCCTGAGCCCCAGCCCCCGCCTGAAGAGGAGGTGAAGCCCTGGGTGTGGAAACGTCACTGCgtactccttctcttcctcctggcATCCTCCTTCTGTGCCTCCATAGTGGGCCTGGCCTACTACTCCCAGCAGCACCTCCCACCAGAGAGCACACCGCCAGCCTCTCCTCCATGTACCTCCCCGGCTTGTCAGAGGGCTACCGCCCGTCTTTCCATCTCAGTCGACCCCTTCTCTCAGCCCTGTGActacttcctgtttccctgtggGTCTGAAGGGGCGTCTCTGTccaacagggggagacagaggggcaaGGGCATGCCCCTACACCCACAGGGCCACAAGAGCAGGGCAgcacaggcagagaaagagagagaaagagggaggaaggagagagagacaggcacggACATAATAGAAAAGGCTCCAGCAGACAGaatgccagacagacagactgcactACTGCTGACAATGAGGGAGATTTTGG AAGCTGAGGACCGCTCCAGCCCAGGTAACTCAGCTAGGAAGAAGGCCTGTATGTTCTACCGTTCCTGTATGGACACTGGCCCCACAGAGTCCGCCGGGCCAGAACCTTTCCTCAGGCTAGTCCACAAG CTGGGTGGCTGGGCTGTATCAGGCCGGTGGAACCAGACAGATTTCAACTCCACTCTGTCTCTACTGATGAGAGACTATGGCACCTTCCCATTCTTTAGTGTTTATGTGGGCAAGGATCCTAATGACACTCAAGGAGACAAGCGATACATACAG ATTGATCAGCCGGATTTTCAGATACCTACTGAATGGAGCAGCAAGACTCAGAAGTCCAAAGCTAACACCCAG ATCCTGCGTCTGTTCCTGGCCTCGTATCAGAGGTTGCTGGCCCTGTTGGGCTCTCCCTCCAGCAGCACCATTCTCCATATAGgcctgttcatctctctgtcctctgaacTGGCTGTAGCTGCCTCTCCTCTGCCGCATCGCCTGCAACAGGGGCTGCTGTACCAGCGCATCACCATCAAAGAGCTACAG ACCCTGGCCCCTGCCATTGATTGGCTGGGCTGTCTACAGACCACCTTCCATCCCCACCCTGTTAGCCAATCGGATCACGTCCTCCTGCACAACCTCCCTTACATAGTCCACATGTCCCGCATCATCGGCAAATGGCTGAACAAGCATGAATTGAGTGGCAG TGGCCCTCTTCACACCTTCATGGTCCTCAGTCTCCTCCACACTGTCATACCCGCGCTGGACTCCAGGTTCACTCAGACAGAGAGGAATTTCTCCTTAGCTCTGGGGACTACAGAGGAG GATGTCCCTCGCTGGAGGCAGTGTGTTCTGCAGACTGAGAAAGGGTTTGACACGGTACTAAAACACATACTGAGAGAGACCACCGCATACACAGAG GCAGAGGAGCTGATTCAGAATGTCTATTCCTCCATCAAGTCCAAACTACCTGATCTCAGGTGGAGAGATGAGGAGTCTCGCCTGTCTGTTTTGAATAAG ATTCAGTCTCTAACTCCAAGACTTTCAACtaaaaacaacattttcagtgAAGCTGAACTCAACCAACTGTATTCAAAG GTGACAATTGACGAACACATGTATTTCTCCAACTAcatccagtctctctccctccagcgcCAGAGACCAAGCAAACTCTTTTCCCAGGCTGAAGGAGATGATAT TTGGTCCCTCACTCCATTTATCTCCGGCAATGAGCTAGTCTTTCCCATAGGGATGTTTGTCCAGCCTCTCTTCCACCCTACCTATCCCAG GGCCATCAACTTTGGGGTTTTGGGATCTTTGATGGCCAAAGATATTCTCCATCTCCTTCTTCCCAACA TCCATTCTCAGAGTGTGTCTCCCAGGTCCATAGCAGAGTGTGTGCGGTACCAGTACCTGAGTATGACAGagggaccagggagagagggggcgtTCTCGCTGTCACCAGCACAGCAGCAGGAGATGTGGGTGCAGTACTCTGCTCTGCAGATCGCACTACAG GCTTACAATCAGAGTTTGAAGAAGTATCCTGGCGACTCCTCTCTCTCAGGCCTCTCTCACACTCATCTGTTCCTTACTTCATTCACTCAG ATCAACTGCGACTCTGACCCGTACCACGAGTTCATGCCCTTTGAACCTTCCTTTCTGGTTACTGTCATCTGTGGGTACTCTAACCTCTGCCCTACGACCCTCTCCTGCCCCAACAAACCCCAGCAGCACCTCTTAGGGACATGCTGA